Proteins from a genomic interval of Zingiber officinale cultivar Zhangliang chromosome 1B, Zo_v1.1, whole genome shotgun sequence:
- the LOC121988789 gene encoding uncharacterized protein LOC121988789 — protein sequence MKGFKGRILKQLMSISQVPYLTHHDHAPSLPPPPPPDSRRILGELHVIDSVELISDLGEDDDEGTKLVGSSPSSSDKENSRPPPRSTPPKGDAFSRFEEKRDAAERYRRPDPDSATLFDPELLAAFREAVLEHMRGFEEAQRRTRARAAALIERDGEGDPPQLGEEEPPTKVPRTDDSATAAAALNPLLEFEYRCPPGGEVSAILYTTTLRGIRKTFEDCNGVRFLLQSLKIRFFERDVSMHLAFRKELWGVLEGRAIPPRLFIRGRYIGGADEVLGLHEQGRLLPLLQGVPADGGETCEGCTGVNFVLCWVCSGSRKIHSEEEEFRPMQCQHCNENGLVLCPICC from the coding sequence ATGAAAGGCTTCAAAGGCAGGATCTTAAAGCAGCTCATGTCCATCTCTCAGGTGCCTTATCTCACGCACCATGACCAcgctccctctcttcctcctcctcctcctcctgatTCACGCCGCATCCTTGGCGAACTTCACGTAATAGACTCCGTCGAGCTCATCAGCGACCTCGGAGAGGACGACGACGAAGGAACCAAGCTCGTCGGGAGCTCCCCCAGCAGCAGCGATAAAGAGAACTCTAGGCCGCCGCCGAGGTCGACGCCACCCAAAGGCGACGCCTTTTCGAGATTCGAAGAGAAGAGGGATGCCGCGGAGAGATACCGACGGCCGGATCCTGATTCGGCGACGCTCTTCGACCCGGAGCTGCTTGCGGCGTTCCGAGAAGCGGTGTTGGAGCACATGAGAGGCTTTGAGGAGGCCCAGCGCAGGACGAGGGCGAGGGCTGCTGCCCTAATCGAACGCGATGGAGAAGGGGATCCGCCTCAATTGGGCGAGGAAGAGCCGCCTACCAAAGTCCCCCGCACCGATGATTCCGCCACCGCGGCCGCCGCCCTAAATCCCTTGCTGGAATTCGAGTACAGGTGCCCTCCCGGAGGTGAAGTTTCCGCTATCCTATACACAACAACGCTGCGGGGGATCCGGAAGACCTTCGAGGACTGCAACGGGGTCCGATTCCTGCTCCAGAGCCTCAAAATTCGGTTCTTTGAGCGAGACGTGTCGATGCACTTGGCGTTCAGGAAGGAGCTGTGGGGTGTGTTGGAAGGTCGCGCCATCCCTCCGCGTCTGTTCATCCGTGGGCGGTACATCGGCGGCGCCGACGAAGTTTTGGGCCTCCACGAGCAGGGGAGGCTTCTGCCGCTGCTTCAGGGAGTCCCCGCCGATGGCGGCGAGACCTGCGAAGGCTGCACGGGAGTGAATTTTGTGTTGTGCTGGGTGTGCAGTGGCAGCAGAAAAATTCATAGCGAAGAAGAGGAATTCAGACCAATGCAGTGCCAACATTGCAACGAGAATGGTTTGGTTTTATGCCCCATTTGCTGCTAA
- the LOC121974495 gene encoding E3 ubiquitin-protein ligase SINAT2-like, translating into MFFQCPSGHTLCFSCKNKVNKCPICRKEIGQIRCLALEKLAASFHLPSSYHHLGCIEMMPDYSKLQHKTHCVYQPYACPHPGSDCPFTGDIHELMSHLKQCHKLDLQAGSTFNHRYVKQDPHSVDNCSWTLLYSTASTATSAFITKRL; encoded by the exons ATGTTCTTTCAGTGTCCAAGTGGGCACACTTTGTGCTTTTCCTGCAAAAACAAAGTAAACAAGTGCCCAATCTGCCGAAAGGAAATTGGCCAAATCCGTTGTTTAGCACTGGAAAAACTTGCTGCTTCATTCCATTTACCTAGTTCATACCATCATCTTGGTTGCATAGAAATGATGCCCGATTACAGCAAGTTGCAGCACAAAACACATTGTGTTTACCAGCCTTACGCATGCCCTCATCCTGGTTCAGATTGTCCCTTCACCGGAGACATTCATGAACTTATGTCACATCTGAAACAATGCCACAAATTGGACCTTCAAGCAGGAAGCACTTTCAATCACCGTTATGTGAAACAGGATCCTCATTCTGTTGACAATTGCTCATGGACTCTACT CTATTCAACTGCTTCGACTGCTACTTCTGCCTTCATTACGAAGCGTTTGTGA